The proteins below are encoded in one region of Pseudomonas ekonensis:
- the pnp gene encoding polyribonucleotide nucleotidyltransferase, with the protein MNPVIKKFQFGQSTVTLETGRIARQATGAVLVTVDDDVSVLVTVVGAKQADPGKGFFPLSVHYQEKTYAAGKIPGGFFKREGRPSEKETLTSRLIDRPIRPLFPEGFMNEVQVVCTVVSTSKKTDPDIAAMIGTSAALAISGIPFDGPIGAARVAFHESTGYLLNPTYEQLAASSLDMVVAGTEEAVLMVESEAKELTEDQMLGAVLFAHDEFQSVIKAVKELAAEAAKPTWDWAPAAEATELLGAIRAEFGEAISQGYTITVKADRYARLGELRDQAVAKLSGEEGQPSAGEVKAAFGEIEYRTVRENIVNGKPRIDGRDTRTVRPLNIEVGVLPKTHGSALFTRGETQALVVATLGTARDAQLLDTLEGEKKDSFMLHYNFPPFSVGECGRMGGAGRREIGHGRLARRSVQAMLPAADEFPYTVRVVSEITESNGSSSMASVCGASLALMDAGVPMKAPVAGIAMGLVKEGEKFAVLTDILGDEDHLGDMDFKVAGTAKGVTALQMDIKIKGITEEIMEIALGQALEARLNILGQMNQVIGQSRTELSANAPTMIAMKIDTDKIRDVIGKGGATIRAICEETKASIDIEDDGSIKIFGETKEAAEAARQRVLGITAEAEIGKIYVGKVERIVDFGAFVNILPGKDGLVHISMLSDARVEKVTDILKEGQEVEVLVLDVDNRGRIKLSIKDVAAAKASGV; encoded by the coding sequence GTGAACCCGGTAATCAAGAAGTTCCAGTTCGGTCAGTCGACCGTCACCCTCGAGACAGGCCGCATCGCCCGTCAGGCCACCGGCGCAGTGCTGGTCACCGTTGACGACGACGTCAGCGTACTGGTGACCGTGGTCGGCGCCAAGCAAGCCGATCCGGGCAAGGGTTTCTTCCCCCTGTCCGTTCACTACCAGGAAAAGACCTACGCCGCAGGCAAGATCCCTGGCGGTTTCTTCAAGCGCGAAGGCCGTCCTTCCGAGAAGGAAACCCTGACTTCCCGACTGATCGACCGTCCGATCCGTCCGCTGTTCCCTGAAGGCTTCATGAACGAAGTGCAGGTCGTCTGCACCGTCGTTTCCACCAGCAAGAAGACCGATCCGGACATCGCTGCGATGATCGGTACCTCGGCTGCCCTGGCCATCTCCGGCATTCCGTTCGACGGCCCGATCGGCGCCGCCCGCGTCGCTTTCCACGAAAGCACCGGCTACCTGCTGAACCCGACCTACGAGCAACTGGCCGCTTCGAGCCTGGACATGGTCGTGGCCGGTACCGAAGAGGCCGTGCTGATGGTCGAATCGGAAGCCAAGGAGCTGACCGAAGACCAGATGCTGGGCGCCGTGCTGTTCGCCCACGACGAATTCCAGTCGGTCATCAAGGCCGTCAAGGAACTGGCCGCCGAAGCCGCCAAGCCGACCTGGGACTGGGCGCCTGCCGCCGAGGCCACCGAACTGCTGGGCGCGATCCGTGCCGAGTTCGGCGAAGCGATTTCCCAGGGCTACACCATCACCGTCAAGGCCGACCGCTACGCCCGTCTGGGCGAGCTGCGCGACCAGGCGGTCGCCAAGCTGTCCGGTGAAGAAGGCCAGCCTTCGGCCGGCGAAGTGAAAGCCGCTTTCGGCGAAATCGAATACCGCACCGTTCGCGAGAACATCGTCAACGGCAAGCCACGCATCGACGGCCGCGACACCCGCACCGTGCGTCCGCTGAACATCGAAGTCGGCGTGCTGCCGAAGACCCACGGTTCGGCGCTGTTCACCCGTGGCGAAACCCAGGCCCTGGTGGTCGCGACCCTGGGCACCGCCCGTGACGCGCAACTGCTGGACACCCTGGAAGGCGAGAAGAAAGACTCGTTCATGCTGCACTACAACTTCCCTCCGTTCTCGGTGGGCGAGTGCGGTCGCATGGGCGGCGCCGGCCGTCGCGAAATCGGCCACGGCCGTCTGGCCCGCCGTTCGGTCCAGGCCATGCTGCCTGCCGCCGACGAATTCCCGTACACCGTTCGCGTGGTGTCGGAAATCACCGAATCCAACGGCTCCAGCTCGATGGCTTCCGTGTGCGGCGCTTCCCTGGCGCTGATGGACGCCGGTGTGCCGATGAAGGCGCCGGTGGCCGGTATCGCCATGGGCCTGGTGAAGGAAGGCGAGAAGTTCGCCGTCCTGACCGACATCCTGGGTGACGAAGACCACCTGGGCGACATGGACTTCAAAGTGGCCGGTACCGCCAAAGGCGTCACCGCACTGCAGATGGACATCAAGATCAAGGGCATCACCGAAGAGATCATGGAGATCGCCCTGGGCCAGGCCCTGGAAGCGCGCCTGAACATCCTCGGTCAGATGAACCAGGTCATCGGCCAGTCGCGTACCGAACTGTCGGCCAACGCACCGACCATGATCGCGATGAAGATCGACACCGACAAGATCCGCGACGTGATCGGCAAGGGCGGCGCGACCATCCGTGCCATCTGCGAAGAGACCAAGGCGTCGATCGACATCGAAGACGACGGCTCGATCAAGATCTTCGGCGAAACCAAGGAAGCCGCAGAAGCTGCCCGTCAGCGCGTTCTGGGCATCACCGCCGAAGCCGAGATCGGCAAGATCTACGTGGGCAAGGTTGAGCGCATCGTCGACTTCGGCGCGTTCGTCAACATCCTGCCGGGCAAGGACGGTCTGGTGCACATCTCGATGCTGAGCGACGCTCGCGTAGAGAAAGTCACCGACATCCTGAAGGAAGGCCAGGAAGTGGAAGTGCTGGTGCTGGACGTGGACAACCGCGGCCGCATCAAGCTGTCCATCAAAGACGTGGCGGCTGCCAAGGCTTCGGGCGTTTAA
- the truB gene encoding tRNA pseudouridine(55) synthase TruB translates to MAQVKRIRRNVSGIILLDKPLGFTSNAALQKVRWLLNAEKAGHTGSLDPLATGVLPLCFGEATKFSQYLLDSDKGYETLAQLGKTTTTADAEGEVLQERPVTVGRAEIEAVLPQFRGQINQIPPMYSALKRDGQPLYKLARAGEVVEREPRSVTIARLELLAFEGDTARLAVECSKGTYIRTLVEDIGEQLGCGAYVAELRRTQAGPFTLAQTVTLEELEAAHAEGGNEALDRFLMPADSGLQDWPLLKFSEHSAFYWLNGQPVRAPDAPKFGMVRVQDHNGRFIGIGEVSEDGRIAPRRLIRSE, encoded by the coding sequence GTGGCCCAGGTCAAACGTATCCGTCGTAACGTCAGCGGCATCATCCTGCTCGACAAGCCGTTGGGGTTCACCTCCAACGCGGCGCTGCAAAAGGTCCGCTGGCTGCTCAACGCCGAGAAGGCCGGGCACACGGGCAGCCTCGACCCGCTGGCCACCGGCGTGCTGCCGCTGTGCTTCGGCGAGGCGACCAAGTTCTCGCAATACCTGCTCGATTCCGACAAGGGCTATGAGACCCTGGCGCAACTGGGCAAGACCACCACCACGGCCGATGCCGAGGGCGAGGTTCTGCAGGAGCGTCCGGTGACCGTCGGTCGCGCCGAAATCGAAGCGGTCTTGCCGCAATTTCGTGGCCAAATCAATCAGATACCGCCGATGTACTCGGCGCTCAAGCGTGATGGCCAGCCGCTTTACAAGTTGGCCCGTGCAGGTGAAGTAGTGGAGCGCGAACCGCGTTCTGTTACTATTGCGCGCTTGGAATTGCTGGCCTTCGAAGGCGATACTGCGCGACTGGCGGTGGAATGCAGCAAGGGCACCTATATCCGCACCCTGGTGGAGGATATCGGTGAGCAGCTCGGTTGCGGTGCGTACGTCGCTGAATTGCGGCGTACCCAGGCCGGGCCTTTCACCCTGGCGCAGACCGTGACCCTCGAAGAGCTCGAAGCGGCCCATGCCGAAGGCGGCAACGAAGCGCTCGACCGCTTCCTGATGCCGGCGGACAGCGGCCTGCAGGATTGGCCGCTGCTGAAGTTCTCGGAGCACAGCGCGTTCTACTGGCTCAACGGCCAGCCGGTGCGGGCTCCGGATGCGCCGAAGTTCGGCATGGTGCGGGTACAGGATCACAACGGTCGCTTCATCGGCATCGGTGAAGTGAGCGAAGACGGGCGCATTGCGCCGCGTCGCTTGATTCGGTCGGAATGA
- a CDS encoding DUF6388 family protein has protein sequence MIPKEQRIDVALEKYLAATPSLQEEISALDATEQKQQAQWAFEDEAESRGLEPWELVLELVAETPQELKAMRLEVHQEVAEALGMELQDYLELNEIDD, from the coding sequence ATGATCCCAAAAGAACAACGAATCGATGTAGCGCTGGAGAAGTACCTGGCGGCGACGCCTTCCCTTCAGGAAGAGATCAGCGCCCTGGACGCCACCGAGCAAAAGCAGCAGGCGCAGTGGGCGTTCGAGGACGAAGCCGAGTCCCGCGGGCTGGAGCCTTGGGAACTGGTGCTGGAGCTGGTGGCCGAGACGCCGCAGGAGCTCAAGGCCATGCGCCTGGAAGTGCATCAGGAAGTGGCCGAGGCCTTGGGCATGGAGCTGCAGGACTATCTTGAGCTCAACGAAATCGA
- the rbfA gene encoding 30S ribosome-binding factor RbfA — translation MAKEYSRTQRIGDQMQRELAQLIRREVKDPRVGLVTITAVDVSRDVGHAKIFITVMGQDNAADIAQSIKVLNAAAGFLRMQLAREMKLRSVPQLHFHYDESVARGAHLSALIDRAVAEDSLHETSAEPEDTKE, via the coding sequence ATGGCAAAAGAATACAGCCGTACCCAACGTATCGGCGATCAGATGCAGCGCGAGCTGGCCCAACTGATCCGTCGTGAAGTCAAAGACCCGCGCGTCGGCCTGGTCACCATCACTGCGGTGGATGTCAGCCGTGACGTCGGTCACGCCAAGATCTTCATCACCGTGATGGGGCAGGACAACGCCGCCGACATCGCGCAGAGCATCAAGGTGCTGAACGCCGCCGCCGGTTTCCTGCGCATGCAGCTGGCCCGCGAAATGAAGCTGCGCAGCGTGCCGCAACTGCATTTCCACTACGACGAAAGCGTCGCCCGCGGCGCGCACCTGTCGGCCCTGATCGACCGTGCGGTGGCTGAAGACAGCCTGCACGAGACGTCGGCCGAACCCGAAGACACCAAGGAGTAA
- the rpsO gene encoding 30S ribosomal protein S15, translating into MALSAAEKAQIVTDYQQAVGDTGSPEVQVALLTANINKLQGHFKANGKDHHSRRGLIRMVNQRRKLLDYLKGKDLSRYSALIGRLGLRR; encoded by the coding sequence ATGGCTCTCAGCGCAGCAGAAAAAGCTCAAATCGTTACCGACTACCAGCAAGCCGTTGGTGATACCGGCTCGCCAGAAGTGCAAGTTGCACTGCTGACCGCCAACATCAACAAGCTGCAAGGTCACTTCAAGGCCAACGGCAAAGACCACCACTCCCGTCGTGGTCTGATCCGCATGGTTAACCAGCGTCGCAAGCTGCTGGACTACCTGAAAGGCAAAGATCTGAGCCGCTACAGCGCTCTGATCGGCCGCCTGGGCCTGCGTCGCTAA
- the infB gene encoding translation initiation factor IF-2, with protein MTQVTVKQLADEVKTPVERLLQQMREAGLPHTAAEEHVTDSEKQSLLTHLKSSHKAKVEEPRKITLQRKTTSTLRVAGSKSISVEVRKKKVFVQRSPEEIEAERQRELDERRAVENAARQKAEEEARLRAEEEARRQPPAAPAAAAEPVAAPAPVAEPVREAVSAAPAAPVVEVRKRDDQRRPDKPRADENSRRGGGDGERKNAPHRASVKEKAPAPRVAPRTTDEESDGFRRGGRSSKSKLKKRNAHGFQSPTGPVVRDVKIGETITVGDLAQQMSVKAAEIIKFMFKLGTPATINQVLDQETAQLVAEELGHKVTLISDTALEDSLAESLKFEGEAVPRAPVVTVMGHVDHGKTSLLDYIRRAKVAAGEAGGITQHIGAYHVETERGMVTFLDTPGHAAFTAMRARGAKATDIVILVVAADDGVMPQTIEAVQHAQAAGVPLVVAVNKIDKPGADLDRIRSELATHGVTPEDWGGDTPFVPVSAKMGTGVDELLEAVLLQAEVLELTATPSAPGRGVVVESRLDKGRGPVATVLVQDGTLRQGDMVLVGSNYGRVRAMLDENGKPIKEAGPAIPVEILGLDGTPDAGDEMSVVADEKKAREVALFRQGKFREVKLARAHAGKLENIFESMGQEEKKTLNIVLKSDVRGSLEALQGALNGLGNDEVQVRVVGGGVGGITESDANLALASNAVLFGFNVRADAGARKIVEQEGLDMRYYNVIYDIIEDVKKALTGMLGSDVRENILGIAEVRDVFRSPKFGAIAGCMVVEGVVHRNRPIRVLREDIVIFEGELESLRRFKDDASEVRAGMECGIGVKSYNDVKVGDKIEVFEKVQVARSL; from the coding sequence ATGACGCAAGTCACGGTGAAACAACTGGCCGATGAGGTCAAAACACCGGTAGAGCGCCTGTTGCAGCAGATGCGTGAGGCAGGTCTGCCGCACACCGCCGCCGAAGAACATGTGACTGACAGTGAAAAGCAGTCCCTGCTGACTCACTTGAAGAGCAGCCACAAGGCGAAAGTGGAAGAACCACGCAAGATCACGCTGCAGCGTAAAACCACCAGCACCCTGCGGGTGGCCGGCAGCAAGAGCATCAGCGTAGAAGTGCGCAAGAAAAAGGTTTTCGTGCAGCGCAGCCCCGAAGAAATCGAGGCCGAGCGTCAGCGTGAGCTGGACGAGCGCCGCGCCGTGGAAAACGCTGCCCGTCAAAAGGCAGAAGAGGAAGCCCGCCTGCGCGCCGAAGAAGAAGCGCGCCGTCAGCCTCCTGCTGCCCCGGCCGCTGCGGCCGAGCCTGTGGCCGCTCCGGCTCCGGTGGCCGAGCCTGTGCGCGAAGCGGTATCCGCCGCGCCGGCCGCCCCGGTCGTCGAAGTGCGCAAGCGTGACGACCAGCGTCGTCCGGACAAGCCACGCGCCGACGAGAACAGCCGTCGCGGCGGCGGTGACGGCGAGCGCAAGAACGCTCCGCACCGCGCATCGGTCAAGGAAAAGGCACCCGCCCCTCGCGTGGCGCCCCGCACCACCGACGAAGAAAGCGATGGCTTCCGCCGCGGCGGTCGCAGCAGCAAGTCCAAGCTGAAGAAACGCAACGCCCACGGTTTCCAGAGCCCTACCGGGCCGGTGGTGCGTGACGTGAAGATCGGCGAGACCATCACCGTGGGCGATCTGGCCCAGCAGATGTCGGTCAAGGCTGCTGAAATCATCAAGTTCATGTTCAAGCTGGGCACCCCGGCCACCATCAACCAGGTACTGGACCAGGAAACTGCCCAGCTGGTCGCCGAAGAACTGGGCCACAAAGTGACCCTGATCAGCGACACCGCCCTGGAAGATTCCCTGGCCGAGTCCCTGAAGTTCGAAGGCGAGGCGGTGCCTCGTGCTCCGGTCGTGACCGTCATGGGCCACGTTGACCACGGCAAGACCTCGCTGCTCGACTACATCCGTCGCGCCAAGGTCGCTGCGGGCGAAGCCGGCGGCATCACCCAGCACATCGGTGCGTACCACGTCGAAACCGAACGCGGCATGGTCACCTTCCTCGACACCCCGGGTCACGCGGCGTTCACCGCGATGCGTGCCCGTGGCGCCAAGGCGACCGACATCGTGATCCTGGTGGTCGCGGCCGACGACGGCGTGATGCCGCAAACCATCGAAGCCGTTCAGCACGCCCAGGCTGCTGGCGTGCCGCTGGTGGTGGCGGTGAACAAGATCGACAAGCCGGGTGCCGACCTCGACCGCATCCGCAGCGAACTGGCGACCCACGGCGTGACGCCGGAAGACTGGGGTGGCGACACGCCGTTCGTTCCGGTTTCGGCGAAGATGGGTACCGGCGTCGACGAGCTGCTCGAAGCCGTGCTGCTGCAGGCCGAAGTGCTTGAGCTCACCGCCACTCCGTCGGCCCCAGGCCGTGGTGTCGTGGTCGAGTCGCGTCTGGACAAGGGCCGCGGCCCGGTGGCCACCGTGCTGGTTCAGGACGGTACCCTGCGTCAAGGCGACATGGTGCTGGTCGGTTCGAACTATGGCCGCGTGCGCGCCATGCTCGACGAGAACGGCAAGCCGATCAAGGAAGCGGGCCCGGCCATTCCGGTCGAGATCCTCGGCCTGGACGGCACGCCTGACGCCGGTGACGAGATGAGCGTGGTGGCCGACGAGAAGAAGGCCCGTGAAGTGGCCCTGTTCCGTCAAGGCAAGTTCCGCGAAGTCAAGCTGGCCCGCGCCCACGCCGGCAAGCTGGAAAACATCTTCGAAAGCATGGGCCAGGAAGAGAAGAAGACGCTCAACATCGTCCTCAAGTCCGACGTCCGCGGTTCGCTGGAGGCCCTGCAAGGCGCCCTCAACGGCCTGGGCAACGACGAAGTGCAAGTGCGCGTGGTCGGCGGCGGCGTCGGTGGCATCACCGAATCCGACGCCAACCTGGCACTGGCTTCCAACGCCGTGCTGTTCGGCTTCAACGTGCGTGCCGATGCGGGCGCACGGAAGATCGTCGAGCAGGAAGGTCTGGACATGCGTTACTACAACGTGATCTACGACATCATCGAAGACGTCAAGAAGGCCCTGACCGGCATGCTCGGCAGCGATGTCCGCGAGAACATCCTGGGCATCGCCGAAGTGCGTGACGTGTTCCGTTCGCCGAAGTTCGGCGCGATCGCCGGCTGCATGGTGGTCGAAGGTGTCGTGCACCGTAACCGTCCGATCCGCGTACTGCGTGAAGACATCGTGATCTTCGAAGGCGAGCTGGAATCCCTGCGCCGCTTCAAGGATGACGCTTCCGAAGTCCGTGCCGGCATGGAATGCGGCATCGGCGTGAAGAGCTACAACGACGTCAAGGTCGGCGACAAGATCGAAGTCTTCGAGAAGGTTCAGGTTGCTCGCAGCCTCTGA